In one Apteryx mantelli isolate bAptMan1 chromosome 9, bAptMan1.hap1, whole genome shotgun sequence genomic region, the following are encoded:
- the LOC136992604 gene encoding cytochrome P450 2J4-like, which translates to MLTVSVALILFAVSLLFVQFLKLQWIRRQFPPGPTPYPFFGNLLQMNFQIHHEFLEKMAKTHGDVFTLWLSNIPVIVLQGFQAVKEGLTAHAEEVAGRPTSVIFDLLTGGNGVMFSNGHLWKQQRRFGTVTMRKMGVGKKDQEYRLQEEAHQLVEYLQKTNGEPLDPTMPVVHAVANVICAVIFGHRFSIEDEHFQRLIKATDDIIAFGNSIFFFVYELFPWFASHFLASWKMTLSGLNFMNALIAKEIERHKEKGKTDENQDFIDFYLDQIAKTKGDADATYDEENLSQTILDLFLAGVETTATTLRWALLYMVVYPDIQEKVQKELDTVLGRSHLICYEDRKKVPYTNAVIHEIQRYSNIILIALPRKSVKDTELLGFHIPKDTAILSNIDSVLSDPKKWETPHQFNPGHFLDEDGNFVNREAFLPFSIGHRVCMGELLARMELFIVFSTLLQAFRFILPEGVKEVNTKFVFGTTMKPAPHQLCAIPR; encoded by the exons ATGTTAACAGTGAGTGTGGCACTCATACTTTTTGCTGTGTCTCTGCTGTTTGTGCAGTTTCTGAAACTGCAATGGATACGAAGACAATTTCCTCCTGGACCAACTCCGTATCCCTTCTTTGGAAATCTGCTGCAGATGAACTTCCAAATTCATCATGAGTTCCTtgaaaaa ATGGCCAAAACTCATGGCGATGTTTTCACATTATGGCTTTCAAACATTCCTGTCATTGTCCTGCAAGGGTTCCAGGCAGTGAAGGAGGGTCTGACTGCCCATGCTGAAGAGGTTGCTGGAAGGCCAACAAGCGTGATCTTTGACTTGTTGACTGGTGGAAATG GTGTTATGTTCTCTAATGGTCATCTCTGGAAGCAACAGAGGCGCTTTGGAACCGTAACAATGAGGAAAATGGGAGTAGGGAAAAAAGACCAGGAGTACCGACTACAAGAGGAGGCCCATCAGCTGGTGGAATacttacagaaaacaaatg GAGAACCTCTGGACCCCACTATGCCTGTTGTTCATGCTGTCGCAAATGTGATTTGTGCTGTGATTTTCGGACATCGCTTCTCCATAGAAGATGAACATTTTCAGCGCTTGATCAAAGCCACTGATGATATAATAGCATTTGGgaacagcatcttttttttt GTATATGAACTGTTTCCCTGGTTTGCAAGCCATTTCCTAGCATCATGGAAGATGACCCTGTCTGGCCTAAATTTTATGAACGCTTTAATAGCAAAAGAGATTGAAAgacacaaagaaaaaggaaaaacagatgaaaatcaaGATTTTATTGATTTCTATTTGGATCAGATAGCCAAA ACTAAAGGAGATGCTGATGCTACATATGATGAAGAAAACTTGTCTCAGACTATTTTGGACCTCTTTCTGGCAGGTGTAGAAACTACAGCCACCACTTTGCGTTGGGCATTGCTTTATATGGTAGTTTATCCAGATATTCAAG AGAAAGTCCAGAAGGAGCTGGACACTGTTCTGGGTCGCTCCCATTTAATTTGCTATGAGGACAGAAAGAAGGTGCCCTATACAAATGCTGTAATTCATGAGATCCAGCGATACAGTAATATTATCTTAATTGCCCTTCCCAGAAAGAGTGTGAAGGACACAGAGCTGCTGGGATTTCATATTCCAAAG GACACTGCAATTTTATCCAATATTGACTCTGTTCTGTCTGATCCCAAAAAATGGGAGACACCTCATCAGTTCAATCCAGGCCACTTTCTGGATGAAGATGGAAACTTTGTAAATAGAGAAGCATTCTTACCATTCTCAATAG gGCACCGTGTATGCATGGGGGAGCTGCTGGCAAGGATGGAGCTCTTTATTGTCTTTTCCACCTTGTTACAAGCATTCAGGTTCATCCTGCCAGAAGGAGTGAAAGAAGTCAACACAAAATTTGTTTTTGGGACCACAATGAAGCCAGCTCCGCACCAGCTCTGTGCCATTCCTCGGTAG